Proteins found in one Quercus robur chromosome 2, dhQueRobu3.1, whole genome shotgun sequence genomic segment:
- the LOC126713960 gene encoding proline-rich receptor-like protein kinase PERK8, whose translation MSSTTPSPKSSPSANPPTSSANSPPTPTSPSPSNSSVTQSNQTNTPSPSSPTTPSAPAPQSPPPPVTSAPPPSPPASPPPAASTPPPKSSPPPATSPPPSTSPPPSPPPSPPASSPPPSAPPPAVTSPPPSKSSPPPPPSKGSPPASSPPPPPAVSPSPPPPANVPTTPSPNSPPPPAAKSPTPSPPSPPSESAPPTSNTTVPSTPPSAPSSSPPPPNSSTATPTAGNPSSTSVVPPPNLPANPTPTNSGGLNTGGTVAIGIVVGVVVIGLALMVVWFSQKRKKRRIGGNYGYPPAPSPFASSQNSDSLFLKPYSPSPLVRDGSGSDFVYSPSEPNGVNNSRSWFTYEELIQATNGFSKQNLLGEGGFGCVYKGFLPDGREVAVKQLKIGGGQGEREFRAEVEIISRIHHRHLVSLVGYCISQHQRLLVYEFVANDTLHYHLHGEGRPVMDWATRLKVAVGSARGLAYLHEDCHPRIIHRDIKSSNILLDSNFEARVADFGLAKLALDTNTHVTTRVMGTFGYMAPEYATSGKLTEKSDVYSFGVVLLELITGRKPVDSSQPLGDESLVEWARPLLMQALEEEDFDVLVDSRLENNYVGSEMFRMIEAAAACVRHSAARRPKMSLVVRALESVDELSDLTNGMKPGQSEAFDPAQQSAQIRMFRRMAFGSQEYSTEFFNQTHSSWRSRDNGNRKSPSSANSSAVWSN comes from the exons ATGTCTTCCACAACCCCTTCTCCAAAATCCTCACCTTCTGCAAATCCACCAACTTCCTCTGCTAATTCACCACCAACACCTACTTCCCCTTCTCCATCAAATTCTTCAGTAACTCAATCTAATCAAACTAACACCCCATCACCTTCAAGTCCTACAACCCCTTCAGCCCCAGCTCCTCAGTCTCCTCCACCACCAGTCACTTCTGCTCCTCCCCCATCCCCACCAGCTTCACCCCCACCAGCAGCATCAACACCACCTCCAAAATCATCGCCACCACCAGCAActtcaccaccaccatcaacatccccaccaccatcaccaccaccttCACCTCCTGCATCATCACCCCCACCTTCTGCCCCTCCTCCAGCTGTGACTTCACCACCCCCTTCAAAATcgtcaccaccaccaccaccatctaaAGGTTCGCCTCCAGCATCATCCCCACCTCCCCCTCCAGCTGTTTcaccttctcctcctcctccagcCAATGTTCCAACAACGCCTTCCCCCAATTCCCCACCTCCACCAGCAGCAAAGTCGCCAACACCTTCACCTCCATCTCCTCCATCAGAATCTGCTCCTCCAACCTCCAACACAACAGTGCCATCAACTCCTCCTTCAGCCCCCTCAtcctctcctcctcctccaaatTCTTCCACGGCCACTCCAACAGCTGGAAATCCTAGTAGTACCTCAGTTGTGCCACCTCCCAACCTGCCTGCAAATCCGACACCTACAAATTCAGGTGGATTAAACACGGGAGGAACTGTGGCAATTGGTATTGTAGTTGGGGTTGTAGTGATTGGTCTTGCTCTGATGGTTGTCTGGTTCTCACAGAAACGGAAGAAACGGAGAATTGGAGGGAATTATGGCTACCCTCCTGCTCCTTCTCCATTTGCCTCTTCCCAGAATTCAG ATTCATTATTTCTAAAGCCCTATTCTCCATCTCCCTTGGTACGAGATGGCTCTGGTAGTGATTTTGTCTACTCACCATCAGAGCCCAATGGTGTAAACAATTCAAGGTCATGGTTCACTTATGAAGAATTAATCCAGGCTACAAATGGGTTTTCAAAACAGAATCTTTTGGGTGAAGGTGGATTTGGTTGTGTATACAAAGGTTTCCTGCCAGATGGAAGAGAAGTAGCTGTTAAGCAGCTAAAAATTGGTGGTGGACAGGGGGAGCGTGAGTTCAGAGCAGAAGTCGAGATAATTAGCAGAATACACCATCGTCATTTGGTTTCCCTGGTGGGATACTGTATATCTCAGCATCAAAGGTTACTTGTCTACGAATTTGTCGCAAACGATACTCTTCATTATCATCTCCATG GTGAGGGCAGACCAGTTATGGATTGGGCAACTCGACTGAAGGTTGCTGTTGGTTCAGCTCGTGGACTAGCTTACCTACATGAAGACt GCCATCCCCGCATCATTCACAGGGATATTAAATCATCAAACATCCTTCTTGATAGCAACTTTGAAGCTCGG GTTGCGGATTTTGGGCTTGCAAAGTTAGCATTGGATACAAATACTCATGTAACCACACGTGTGATGGGAACCTTTGG TTACATGGCTCCAGAATATGCAACAAGTGGGAAGTTGACGGAAAAGTCTGATGTTTATTCCTTTGGGGTTGTGCTTTTGGAGCTGATTACAGGCCGCAAACCTGTAGATTCCTCTCAGCCACTGGGTGATGAAAGCCTGGTTGAATGG GCTCGACCATTGCTTATGCAAGCACTTGAAGAGGAAGACTTTGACGTGTTGGTAGATTCAAGGCTGGAAAATAACTACGTTGGAAGTGAAATGTTTCGGATGATTGAGGCAGCTGCAGCTTGTGTGCGTCACTCAGCTGCAAGAAGGCCAAAAATGAGTCTG GTGGTGAGAGCTTTAGAGTCTGTAGATGAATTGTCAGATCTCACCAATGGAATGAAACCTGGCCAAAGCGAAGCATTTGACCCAGCACAACAATCTGCACAAATTAGGATGTTTCGAAGGATGGCTTTTGGTAGTCAAGAATACAGTACAGAATTCTTCAATCAAACACACAGTAGCTGGAGGAGTAGAGATAATGGCAACCGGAAAAGTCCATCATCAGCAAATTCATCTGCTGTATGGAGCAATTGA